AGCATTGGGTCGCGCAGGCGGGCTTGTGGACCGTCACCGCACTGCTGATCGCCGCGCATCAGGGCACGCTCTTGACGTACGGTTTTCCGTGCCTCGCGATCGCGGCCGGCCTGTGGCTGTATTTCATGAGCCCGGCGCGCTATGTCGGTTTCATGTGGTGGATGTGGTTCCTGAGCCCCGAGGTGCGACGCCTCGCCGACTGGTCGAAGGGCGCGTATACGCCGACGAGCCTGATCCAGATCGCGCCGCTCGCGGTCACGATGATCGCGGGGCTCGGCTTGCTGCGCCATTACAGGGTGCTCGCCGAGCGACGCGGACTGCCGGTGCTGCTGATCCTGTTCGGCCTGATGTACGCGTTTCTCGTCGGCGTCGTGTCGAGCGGGCCGCTCGCCGCCATCTACGACCTCGCGAATTGGCTCTACCCGGTGCTGATCGGCTTTCACATCGTCGTGCATTCGCGCGACTACCCCGAGTACCGCAAGGTGATTCTGTCGACGTTCGTCTGGGGGATGCTCGTGATGGGCGTCTACGGAATCGTGCAGTTCTTCGTGATGCCGAAGTGGGACGTGCTGTGGATGGTCGGCTCGCAGATGAGTTCGCAGGGCGATCCGGTGCCATACGGCGTGCGCGTGTTCAGCACGATGAATTCGTCGGGACCGTTCGCGTTCGCGATGATGGGCGCGCTCGTGTTCATGATCGCCGCGACCGAACGCGTGCGCTGGATCGCGGGCGCGGCCGGCTTCCTCTCGTTCTGCCTGTGTCTCGTGCGATCGACTTGGGGCGGCTGGGTGATCGCGCTCGTGATCCAGCTCGCGAAATCGAGCAATCGCGTGCGCGTGCGGATCATCGGCAGCGCGATCGTGCTGGCCGCGCTGTGCGTGCCGCTCTTGACCGTGGGCCCCGTCGCAGACCGCCTCGGCCAGCGCCTGCAATCGATCACGAACCTGAAGGATGACCGCAGCTACGACGATCGCAACAAGTTCTATGCGACGTTCGCGCAGACCGCGTTTACCGACGTCGCGGGCGAGGGGCTCGGCGCGACCGGCGCGTCGACGAAGCTGTCGAGCAGCAACGGTGATCTCGGCAAGTATGGCAGCTTCGACAGCGGCGTGATGAACGTGCCGTTCGTGCTCGGCTGGCCCGGCACGCTGCTCTATCTGTTCGGGCTTGTGTGGCTGCTCGGCCGCGTGCTGCGCGCGTCGTTCCGGCTGCGCCGCGACAAGTTCGTCGCCGCGTGCCTGAGTCTCAGTTTGTCTGTCTTCGCGATGCTCGTCTTCACCAATTCGTTCATCGGCACAGGAGGGCTGTTGCTGTTCATGAGCATATTTTCGATCTTGTCCGCGGCGCACTGGCAAAAGCTACAGCGCGCGAGCGCCGCGCGTTTTCCGGGAGCCGACCAGTGAGAATCGTCATCGTCACGCACGTCGTGCGGCATAACGACGGCCAGGGACGCGTCAATTACGAGATCGCGCGAGCGGCGCTCGCGGAGAACTATCAGGTGACGCTCGTCGCGTCGCATGTCGCGCCGGAGCTGCTCGCGGATGCGCGCGTGCGCTGGATTCCGGTGAAGGCCGGCCGCTTCTGGCCGTCGCACCTCGTCAAGCAGCAGGTGTTCGCGATCAAGAGCGCATGGTGGCTGCGCAACCATCGCGATGCGTACGACGTGCTGCACGTCAACGGCTTCATCTCGTGGGTGCGCGCCGACGTGAATACCGCGCACTTCGTTCACGGCGGCTGGTTCGCGAGTCCCTACTATCCGTTCCGCTTGTCGAAAGGGCTGTGGTCCGCGTATCAGTACATCTATACGCGAACGAATGCGCTGCTCGAAGGTTGGGCATACCGCCGCTCGCGCGCGATCACGGCCGTGTCGCAAAAGGTGGCCGACGAGATCGAGCGGATCGGCATCGACGGCGACCGGATCGGCGTGATCTACAACGGCGTAGACACGCGGGCGTTCGCGAACGCCGCGCCCGATCGCAATGCGTTCGGTTTGCCATCCGAACCGTTCATGCTGCTGTTCGTCGGCGATCTGCGCACGCCGCGCAAGAACCTGGGCACCGTGCTCAAGGCGCTGACGCAGCTGCCGCCGGACGTGCACCTCGCGGTCGCGGGATACCTGCCCGGCAGCCCGTATCCGGACGAGGCGCGCGCGCTGAAGATCGATTCGCGCGTGCATTTCCTCGGGCTCGTCAAGAACATGCCGACACTGATGTCGTCGGTCGATGCGTATGTGTTTCCTTCGCGCTACGAAGCGATGAGCCTGTCGCTGCTCGAAGCGATGGCGGCGGGGCTGCCCGTCGTGACCGCCCGCACGGCGGGCGGCGCGGAGATCATCACGCAGGATTGCGGGATCGTACTCGACGATCCCGACGATCCGGCCGCGCTCGCGCAGGCGATCGGACGCCTCGCGCGCTCGCGCGAAGCGTGCCGCGCGATGGGCGAGGCGGCGCGCAAGCTGATGGATGGATTCGGTTGGGCGCGCATGGGCGCGCAATACATCGCGCTGTATCGGCGGCTGCGCCAATCGTCGCAGTCGCCGTCGCTCGCCGGCGCCGAGCATGCCGTGACGCAGGAGCCATCGTAATGAAGCACACCGTAACGTCGATCAAGTCACTGCAAATCGGCATGCATTGGTTTCCCGAACGCGCGGGCGGGCTCGACCGCATGTATTACTCGCTCGTCGGCGCGCTGCCGGGCGCGGGTGTCGCGGTGCGCGGCGTCGTCGCGGGCTCCGAGCGCGTCGCGGCCGACACGGGCGGCGCGATCCGCGGCTTCGGCCCGGCGACGTCGTCGCTGCCGCGCCGGATGATCGCCGCGCGCCACGCGCTGCGCGATGTGGTTCGGATCGAGCGGCCGGACGTCGTGTCGTCGCATTTCGCGCTGTACACGTTCCCCGGTCTCGACGTGACGCGCGGCATTCCGCAGGTGTCGCATTTCCAGGGACCGTGGGCGGACGAGAGCCACGTCGAAGGCGCGGATTCGCTCGGGCAGAAGGTCAAGCACCGGCTCGAACAGGCGGTCTACGCGCGTTCGCTGCGGCTCATCGTGCTGTCGAACGCATTCGGCCAGATTCTCACGTCGCGCTACAACGTCGATCCGGACCGCGTGCGCGTCGTGCCGGGCTGCGTCGACACCGCGCAATTCGATCTGCCGATGACGCCCGCCGACGCGCGCCGCAAGCTGCAGCTGCCGCAGGACCGGCCGATCGTGCTCGCGGTGCGGCGGCTCGTGCGGCGCATGGGGCTCGAGGATCTGATCGACGCGGTGAAGATCGTGCGGCGCCGGCATCCGGACGTGCTGCTGCTGATCGCGGGCAAGGGGCGGCTCGAAGGCGAATTGCAGGAGCGGATCGACGATGCCGAGATCGGCGACAACGTGAAGCTGCTCGGCTTCGTGCCGGACAACCATCTGGCCGCGCTGTATCGCGCGGCGACGCTGAGCGTCGTGCCGACCGTCGCGCTGGAAGGGTTCGGCCTCATCACCGTCGAATCGCTCGCGTCCGGCACGCCGGTGCTCGTGACGCCCGTCGGCGGGCTGCCGGAGGCGGTCGCCGGCTTGTCCGAGGCGCTCGTGTTGCCCGAGATCGGCGCGTGCGCGATCGCGGACGGGCTGACCGCGGCGTTGTCGGGCTCGCTCGTGCTGCCGGATGCCGACGCTTGCCGGCAGTATGCGCGCGAGCATTTCGACAACGCGGTGATCGCGCGGCGTGTCGCGGAGGTCTACGAGGAAGCGATTCGGGCGGGAGCGTGACGCGCGGACGCGGCGTTCGGCCGTTCGCCTGTCCGCGGGCGATGCGCGGCGCGAGCGGACGGGCCGCACTGCATCGTTGCGGAATTTTCTAGTGAGTTTGATCAAGGCGGGACGCCGTGCGGTGCAATGCCGCCGGCCGGGCGTTTTCGAACGATGTGCGCTAGCGTTGCGCGGGCCGTCGTGCGTTGCCCGCATCGTCGCGCCGCTCGACACCGCGGCCGACCGCGTGCGCCGGGAAATTCAGTGCCGATCGCCGCGCCACTGCCCGGGCGCGAGTCCGAACCGTTTCGTGAACGCGTGCGTGAACGCGCTCTGATCGGCGAATCCGACTTCGCCCGCGATATCGGTCAGCGAACGTTTCGGATCCCCTAGCAACACGACCGCGGCGTCGAGCCGCAGCCGTTGCAGATAGCGATGCGGCGTCTCGCCGAATGCGTCGCAAAAGAGCTGATGGAAGCGGCGCATGCCGAAGCCGCAGTGGGCGGCGAGATCGGCGATTCGCAGCGGCTCCGCGAGATGCGCGCGCAGCCAGCGGTCGATCCGCGCGAAGTCGAGCCCGGCGGCCGGCCGCGGCGATGCGCCGCCCAGTTCGCCGACGAGCGCGCCGCAGAGGCGCGCGGCCGCCTGCCAGTGGAAGCGCCGAACCGACGCGACGTCGACGCGCGGCTCGGGCGCGACGCGCGACGCGAGTTCGCCGACGAGCGTCGTGAGGTCCGGATCGATCGACATCGTCTTCGCGCGCTCGAACAGCCGCTCGGGCACCGCGAGCGATCCGAGCGGCAGGTCGAGCACCAGTTGGCTGTTGTCGCCGAGCCCCGCGTATTCGTGCCGCGAGCCGGCCGGAATCAGCCAGGCGGAGCGGCAGTCGATCCGTTCGTCGGCGCCGTCGACCGTCATCGTCATCGAGCCGTCGACACCTAGCACGATCTGATGGAAGTCGTGCACGTCCGACTCCTGCACGGCGCCGTAGCGGCGCAGCGAGAGCGTCGGCGAAGCGAGGCGGGCCATGGATGCGGCGACGGTCGATGGTCGTCTGACGACGGAGCGATGCCGGCGTCAGACGTCGAGCAGTTCGACTTCGAACACGAGCGTCGCGTTCGGCGGAATCACGCCGCCCGCGCCGCGCGCGCCGTAGCCGAGTTGCGGCGGGATCGTCAGACGGCGCACGCCGCCCACCTTCATCCCTTGCACGCCTTCGTCCCAGCCCTTGATGACCATGCCGCCGCCGAGCACGAACGCGAACGGATCGTTGCGGTCCTTGCTCGAATCGAACTTCTGACCGTCGGTGAGCCAGCCGGTGTAGTGGACGCTCACCGTCTGGCCCGCGCGCGCCTCGGCGCCCGCGCCTTCGGTCAGGTCTTCGTATTTGAGGCCCGATTCGGTGGTGACGACTGCCATGAAATGCTCCTGATGGAAACGAAATGATCGCTATTGTAGGGGAGCCGCGCGATCTCGGCCGGATTTCCCGGCGCGCGCGGCTCGACGGCTTTGCGCGATGCGGCCGAAAAGCGCCCCGAGATTGCGTTTACGAGATAAGGCGATAGCCGGCGCAACCACGCCGAAACGCCCGCCACGCCTGGCTCCGTGGCCCGCCGCCCGGCGCTTTGCGGCCGCCCGCCGTTTGGAAGGCCGCCACTAACACGCGCCTTGCTTATCCGCGCATCCTCGCCATATTGTTTCAGTTATTAATGTAAAGGTTGGCGGCCGAACTGCGAGCGTGCGGTGGCCGGCGCCGCGTGACTTGGCGGGGCCGATGGTATGCGGCGGCCGGTGCGCGAGCGACCCGGCGCGAACCGTCGATTTGCGCGAGCCTTTCGCCGGCGCCGCATGCGACGCCGGCGGGCCCGGCACGCATCGACAACGCCAACGATCGCTCAGATAGGAGACATCGATGAATCAATCCGCGAAGTCGACGGACACCGTGTTCGTCATGCCCGTGCGCCGCGACCTGCGCTTCAATCTGCCGGTCGAGCGCGCGACGAATTGGCACGGGCAGGGCTCGCAGGTCTCGCATTTCTTCAACGCGCTGTCGCTGCTGTTCCCCGCGGGCGAGCGCTTCTTCATGGATTCGGTGCGCAACTACCGCGACCGGATCGACGATCCCGTGCTGAAGAAGCAGGTGCTCGGCTTCATCGGTCAGGAAGCGATGCACACGCGCGAGCACATCGAGTACAACGAACTGATGCAGGCGAACCGCCTGCCCGCGCGCAAGCTCGACAAGCGCGTGTGGAAGGTGCTCGGCTGGATGAAGAAGGTGCTGCCGCATTCGGTGCAGCTCGCGCATACGGTCGCGGCCGAGCACTACACGGCGATGCTCGCGAACTGGTTGCTGTCCGATCCGGCCGTGTTGGCCGGCTCGCACGAAGGCTACAAGCAGATGTGGCAGTGGCACGCGCTCGAGGAAACCGAGCACAAGGCGGTGTCGTTCGACGTGTGGAATGCGGTGATGAAGCCTGGTCCGAAGCGCTATCTGATTCGCGTCGGCGTTTTTCTCATGACGACGCTGATGTTCTGGCCGACCGTGTTCCTGCTGCATACGCGTCTGATTCGTTCGGACCGCTACGCGGATCATCGCGTGCGCGGCCTCTGGCGCGCGGCCAAGCTGCTGTACGGACCGCGCCACGGGATGTTCCCGAGCATCGCGCGCGAATGGCTGAGCTTCTTCCGGCCGGGCTTCCATCCGTGGGACCACGACAATCGCCATCATCTCAAACGCGTCGACGACATCGTCGCGGCGACGCAGGCGCGCGACGCGCAGACGTTGCCGCCGATCGATCTCGACGTCGCGAAGCCGGCGTGAGCCGGCGCGATCGGCCGGGCCGCCGCCCGAGATGGCCGCGCGGCCCACGCATGCCGCACGACGGTCGTTTGTCGTCGGCGGTTCTCCAGGCCGGTCCCGCACGCGCTCGAGGACAATGAGAAGGATTCCGCGAGCGCAACACTTTTTTCTCGTCACGCGGCGAAATTTCGACGCTTGACCTTTGCGCACTTGGCCGATTTTGCGCGCCCGCGTCGAAGAACGGGCGCGCGCGTTTCGCTGGGCGCATGCGGGTGCGGCGCTCGCGGGCACACGTGCGATGTGATCAGGAGGCGCGACATCGCGCGTTGCGAGTTCGGGGTGGTCGATTCATCCGTTGCTTTCCGGTTTGCCGAAGCCATGACGACCCGCCGCACGCGCGCGATGGCGGCGACGGGAAAGCGCGTTCCGTGATGCGGATTTGCGGCCGACGCGGGCCGGCGCGCTCGGCGGCTTCGTGCCGTGGCGATGTTGAGCCGGTCTGTCGTTCTTGTGTTTCTCGGTGTCGTCGAGCCATTCGGCGGTGCTGCGGCCTGTCGACCCGCCGACCCCCGACCCGCCCAAGCCGCCCAAGCCGCCCAAGCCGCCCAAGCCGCCCGCAGCTCAACTCGCCCAAGCCGCCTCGCCCGTCCCAAATCGGCTGAATCTTCCCCACCTCATGGCGTCCAGACCCCACCAACCAGCCCAATCCGCAGTTTATTGGGATCCGCCATCATTTTTTCTTGCAACGATCCAAAAATGGACTAATCTTGTTAGTAGATTCATTTTGAGACTAACCGCCATGTCCCATCCCGCTCTGAAGCCGCTCCCGAATCCGCCGGAGGCGACGGTCGCGCAAATGTCGGCGGCCGGCCTGCGCGCATTCTTCAACATCGCGCGCGACTGGGATCTGTCGACCGACGAGCAGATCGTCCTGCTGGGCTCGCCCGGCCGCTCGACGTTCTTCAAATGGAAGGCGTCGCCGCAGACCGCGCGTCTCACGCACGATACGCTCGAGCGCCTGTCGCTCGTGCTCGGCATCTACAAGGCGCTGCAGATCCTGCTGCCGCAGCCGGCCGCGGCGGACACATGGGTCAAGCGGCCGAACGACGCCGCGCCGTTCAACGGCAAGCGCGCGCTCGACCGGATGCTCGCGGGGAACATCAGCGATCTCGTCGCGGTGCGGCAATATCTCGACGCGACGCGAGGCGGATGGGCGTGAATTTCCCCGAACGGCAGACGGACTGGCCCACCGCGGCGCTTCACTGGACGCCCGCCTATCGCGTGATTCCCACGCGCTTTCCCGCGATCAACCTGTTCGACCGCGTCGCGTCGGCCGAGGACTTCGACGCGCTCTACGCGCTCGAAGCGCTGACCAACGACCGGGTGCGCACCGAAGTCGGCGTGCTCGGTCTCGTGCCGCCCGACGAGCGCCGCTTCGGGCCGGGCTACGGGCCGATCATGGCGGCGTTCACGCACCTGAATCCGAACGGCAGCCGTTTCTCGGACGGCAGCTATGGCGTGTTCTATTGTGCGCACACGCGCAATACGGCGATCGCGGAGACGCGCTACCACGCGTCGCTGTTCCTGGCCGCGACGAAGGAGCCGCCGATGCGTCAGCAGATGCGTCTCTACACGGTGGTCGCGCAAGGCGGGGTCGCCGACGTGCGCGCGTGGCGCGAGCGCGATCCGGCGCTCCTCGATCCCGTCGACTATACGGCCGGCCAGGCATTCGGCCATGCGGTGCGCGATGCGGGCGGCGCGGGCATCGCGTATCCGTCGGTGCGGGATCCGGGCGGCGAGTGTCTCGCGGCGTTCAGGACGACGCTGTTGCGCGATTGCCACCACGCCGCGTATCTCGAATACAACTGGAACGGCGCGGCGATCGACGCGGTATTCGAGCTGAATCAGGTCGGCTGAGCGCGCGGGCCGGGCACGACGCCGCTCGGCGGCGGCGCGGCGGCGCGCATCGAGGCAGTCGAATCGCGTCAAGGCAGCGGGACGTCGGCCGCGCCCTGGTGGCGCGCGGCCGCGACCGACAGCGACCAGCATTCGCCGCTCTTCGTGTCGAGCAGCGTGAGCCGGCCCGACGGATCGAACGCGCCGGTGTCGATGAACGTTTGCGCGCCGATGTGCACGACGTCGTGCATCGGCGTGTGGCCGCAGTAGGTGGTCGACAGGCCGCTCTGCCGCGCGGCCGGATCGGCGGTGCGCCCGTACGCGAGCTCGCGGCCCCACAGCAGGCGCGTGATCACGTCCGGCGCGTAGTCGCCGCGGTCGAGATCGGCATCGCTGCCGAAGAATTCCGCATGCAGCACGTTGAAGCGTTCGCCGCCTTCGCCGACGACGCGCACGAGCGGCAGCTCGCGCAGCCGCCGTGCGTAGCGCTCGAGCGTCTCGGCGGGCAGATCGGCCGCCCAGTCGCCGCCGATGCGCTGCCAGACGCTCATCGGCAGCCTGCCGGCGGCGACCGAGCACAGCACGTCCTCGTGATTGCCGAGCACGCAGTGGAACCACGGGCGGTCGAGCAGCGCGAGCGCCGACTCCGACTGCGTGCCGCGGTCGACGAGGTCGCCGACCGAGAACAGCCGGTCCCGCGCCGGATCGAAGCGCACGGTGTGCAGCAGCACGCGCAGCGGGTCGACGCAGCCGTGCAGATCGCCGACGACGAAATCGCGGCCGGCATGGTTCGCGGTATGGCGACGGATCAGGGGAGCGGTGTCCATTCGCCCATCTTAGGACACAGCCGCGCTTGGCGCAGCGGGACAACATGACGATAATCGCTGCGACGCGACGCGACGCGACGCGACGCGACGCGACGCGCCGCGGCGGCGGCGCGAACTTTCACTCGACTTTCGAAGATCCCGGCGAGAAACCATGACGTTCTATCCGCAAGTGCTGCGCAATCGTCCACGCATGGTGATCGCGGTCGCCATCGGCGCCGCGTTCGGCCTGCTGTTCCCGTACCCGCTGCGGCCGTTCTCGCGCATTCTGATCGGCTGGGATTGCACGATCTGGCTGTATCTCGTGCTGATGTGGGTGAGGATGGTGCGCGCGCATCATCACAAGGTGCGCGAGATCGCGATGCGCGAAGACGAGAACGCGACGATCGTGCTGACCATCATCTGTTTTGCAACGGTCGCGAGCATCGCCGCGATCGTGCTCGAGCTCGTCAGCGTGAAGAGCGTCGGATTCCGTTCGGGCCTCGGGCACTACGCGGTGACGGGCGCGACGATGTTCGGCGCGTGGTTCCTGATTCCGACGATCTTCACGCTGCACTATGCGCGGCTCTACTATCTGTCGCCGAAGGAGGCGCGCGCGCTGTCGTTTCCGGACCGCGAACTCGAGCCCGATTATTGGGATTTCCTGTACTTCTCGTTCACGATCGCGGTCGCGTCGCAGACGTCCGACGTGTCGCTGCGCGGTCGGTCGATCCGGCGCGCGGCGCTCGCGCAGTCGATCCTGTCGTTCTATTTCAACATGGCGGTGCTCGGGCTGTCGGTCAACGTCGCGGCGGGGCTGCTGAGCTGAAATCGAAGACCCGGATGGTGCGTGCCGCGTCAGTCGTGCGCATTCGCGCAAATGCCGCGATGCCCGGGCGATTTTCGTAATATGCAGTCGATTCCTTGCATTTCCCGGATGCGCTGCCTAATATGCAGCCAGGAGGCTGCATATGAACACATCGACCGATCGTATCGAAAAGCGGATCGTGCTGAACGCGCCGCGCTCACGGGTGTGGCGCGCGCTGACGAACGCCGACGAGTTCGGCGCGTGGTTTCGCGTCGATCTGACAGGGCAGGTTTTCGAAGCGGGACGGCGCGTCGAAGGCCGCATCACCTATCCCGGCTATGAGCATCTGGTGCTGCAGATGTGGATCGAGCGGATCGAGCCGGAACATCACTTCTCGTATCGCTGGCATCCGGCCGCGGTCGATCCCGCGATCGACTACTCGCAGGAGACGCCGACGCTCGTTGCGTTCGAGCTCGCCGACGCCGAAGCCGGCACGCTGCTCACCGTCGTCGAATCGGGCTTCGACAAGCTGCCGATCGAGCGCCGCGCGGACGCGTTTCGAATGAACAGCGGCGGCTGGGACGAGCAGATGAAGAACATCGCCGCGCATGTCGACGCGCGCTGACGGGCGGCCGCCGCGCGCGCCGCTCAAGCGCACGCAGCTGCGCGATTGCGCGGCGGTGTTCGCCGCGCTCGGCGACGAGACCCGCCTGCGGATCGTCGCCGCGCTGTGCGCGGGCGCGGCGCTGTCGATCGCGCAGATTACCGCGGGCACCGACATTACGCGACAGTCGGTCACGCAGCATCTGCAGGTGCTCGCGGAGGCGGGGCTCGTGCGCGACGTGAAGGTCGGGCGCGAGCGGCTGTGGAGCTTCGAGCCTGCGCAGATCGACGCCGCGCGGGCGGCGCTGGAGGCGATCGGGCGGCAGTGGGACCAGGCGCTGCTGCGGCTCAGGCAGGCCGTCGAAGCATGACGGCAGCGCCCGCTCGCCGCGCCTACTCGACGCGTCCGGCGACCGGCATCGCGGCTTCGTCCGCGAGCGTCGGGTAATCGGTGAGCCCGCGCGCGTCGCCGCCGAACAGCGTCTCGCGCCGATGCGCATTCCACGGCGCATTCCGCCGGATCCGCGCGGGCAGATCCGGATTCGCGACGAACGGACGCCCGAACGCGATCAGGTCGGCCCAGCCTTCGACGATCGCTTCGCGTGCGCGCTCCGCCGTGTACTTGCCCGCATAGATCATCACGCCGCGATAGGCCGCGCGCAGCCGCTGCTTGAACGACGCCGGCATGTGCGGCGCGTCGTCCCAGTCGGCTTCGGCGATGTGGATGTAGCCGACGCCGATCTCGTCGAGCAGCTTCACGGCCGCTGTGTACGTCGTCTCGGGATCGGCGTCGACGCAGCCGTTGAGCGTCGTCAGCGGTGCGAGACGAATGCCGACGCGCGCGGCGTCGCCGGTGCCTTCGATCAGCGCGCGCGCGACGTCGCCGAGAAAGCGCAGCCGGTTCTCGAGCGAGCCGCCGTATGCGTCGGTTCGCGTGTTCGCGTTCGAATCGATGAACTGATTGACGAGATAGCCGTTCGCGCCGTGCAGCTCGACACCGTCGAAGCCGGCTTCGATCGCGTTGCGCGCCGCGTCGCGGAACTGGCGGACGATTTCCGGAATCTCGCCGAGCGTGAGCGCGCGCGGCGTCGATGCCTGAACGAAGCCGGGTGCGCCGCCGTCGCCCGCGACGAACACGCTGACGCCTTCGGCCTGCAGCGCGGACGACGACACCGGCTGCGCGCCGCCGAGGAGGCTCGTGTGGCTCAGCCGCCCGACGTGCCACAGTTGCGCGAACATGCGTCCGCCCGCCGCGTGCACGGCGTCGGTGACCTCGCGCCAGCCCGCGATCTGCGCGGGCGTATGGATGCCGGGCGTCCACGCATAGCCCTTCGCGAGCGGCGCGACGTAGGCGCCTTCGCCGATGATGAGGCCGGCGCTCGCGCGCTGCGCGTAATACGCGGCCATCAATGCGTTCGCCTCGTCGCCGGGCTGCGTCGCGCGCGAGCGCGTCATCGGCGGCATCACGATGCGGTTCGGCAGGATCAGGCCGCCGAGTTGCAGCGGCTCGAACAGGGGATCGTCTTTCGTCATGTTCACTCTCCGGATAGTTAATGCGGCGCGCACGCCGCGGGTGCGTTCGATCGGGCAGCAGCGGCTGCGTCAGTCCCAGTCGGATGCGAGGCCGTCCGGGCTTACTTCGCGGCCGTTGCGTTCGAGCGCCGAGATCTGCGCGAGCGCGTCGTCGGTCAGGCGAAGCTGCTGCGCGAGCAGATTGCTCGCGAGATGCTCGCGTTTCGTCGACGACGGAATCACCGAGTAGCCGAGCTGCAGCGCCCATGCGAGCGCGACCTGCGCGG
This genomic stretch from Burkholderia oklahomensis C6786 harbors:
- a CDS encoding ArsR/SmtB family transcription factor — encoded protein: MSTRADGRPPRAPLKRTQLRDCAAVFAALGDETRLRIVAALCAGAALSIAQITAGTDITRQSVTQHLQVLAEAGLVRDVKVGRERLWSFEPAQIDAARAALEAIGRQWDQALLRLRQAVEA
- a CDS encoding alkene reductase: MTKDDPLFEPLQLGGLILPNRIVMPPMTRSRATQPGDEANALMAAYYAQRASAGLIIGEGAYVAPLAKGYAWTPGIHTPAQIAGWREVTDAVHAAGGRMFAQLWHVGRLSHTSLLGGAQPVSSSALQAEGVSVFVAGDGGAPGFVQASTPRALTLGEIPEIVRQFRDAARNAIEAGFDGVELHGANGYLVNQFIDSNANTRTDAYGGSLENRLRFLGDVARALIEGTGDAARVGIRLAPLTTLNGCVDADPETTYTAAVKLLDEIGVGYIHIAEADWDDAPHMPASFKQRLRAAYRGVMIYAGKYTAERAREAIVEGWADLIAFGRPFVANPDLPARIRRNAPWNAHRRETLFGGDARGLTDYPTLADEAAMPVAGRVE